The following is a genomic window from Miltoncostaea oceani.
GAGCGAGGTCTCGATGCCGGGGGCGATCGCCCCGCCGAGGTACTCGCCGGACTCGGACACGGCGTCGAACGTGGTGGCGGTCCCGAAGTCGACGACGATGCACGGCCCGCCGTGGCGGCGGTGCGCGGCGACGGCGTTGACGATGCGGTCGGCGCCGAGCTCGCGGGGGTTGTCGATCGCGAGCGAGATGCCGGTGCGGACGCCCGGGCCGATGATGGTTGCCTCGCGGTGCAGGTACTTGACGGCGAGGGACGCGTAGGCGGCGGAGAGCGTCGGGACGACGGACGCGACGATCATCTCGTCGAGCTCACCGAGGCTGCCGCCGCGCAGGCGGAGGATCTGGTCGTGGTCGGCCGCGAGCTCGTCGGCGGTGGCGCCGCGCTCGGTTGAGATGCGCCACTCGTGGAGGAGCTCCTCCCCCGAGTAGACCCCCGCCTGCGTCTGGGTGTTGCCGACGTCGATCGCGAGCAGCATCGCGCGGGCCCTCAGGCGGCGGGTTCGTCGGGGGTCGCGGGCGCGTCCCCCTTCAGGATCTCGACCGTGACGTCCTGCGTCGTGTAGATCTCGACGCGCGGGATGATGCGCGTCGGGCGGTTCTTGTCCCACACCCAGACGTCCTCCATCGTGATGTGGAAGAAGGGGTAGGACGCCTGCGGCATGAAGTCCCGCTCGAAGCGGTTGCAGAGGTACGTCGCCTCCTGCGTGAGGACGCAGAAGCGGAACAGCGGGAAGACGTCGGCGTACTCCCGCTTGAGCCTCAGCTCGAGCTCGGCGTCGTACTCCTCGAGCTCGTCGGTGTGGGACATGCCAGGTGCTCCTCGGTGCTCGGACGGCCGCCGATCATAGCGCGCCCCCTCCGGGCTCCCGGGCGGGCACGAGGGCGCCGGGAACCCGCTCGGCAGGCTGCTCGACGGGGTCGAGCGCGGCGGCGAGCGACGCCAGCGCGCGACCGTCGGGGAGCGCGATGGACGGGTCGATCTCGAGCACCGGCAGCAGCGCGAACCGCCGTTCGTGCAGGCGGGGGTGGGGGATGTCGAGGCGGGCGTCGTGCCACTCCCCGCCGTCCCAGAGCAGCAGGTCGCAGTCGATCGCGCGGGGCCCGAAGCGGATGCCACCGGGGGCGCGGCCGAGCTCCCGCTCCATCTCCTTCACCGCGTCGAGCAGCGCGGGCGGCGCGAGGTCGGAGGCGATGCGGGCGGCGGCGTTGAGGAACGCCGGCTGGTCGGTGACCTCGCGCGGCGCGGTCTCCCAGGCGCCGCTGACGGCCTCCAGCGTGTGCCGGACGGCGAGCCGGCCGAGGGCCGCCTCGAGGGCGGCGCGGCGGTCGCCGAGGTTCGCCCCGAGCCCGAGCCAGTAGCGCGCGCTCACGCCGGCGGGGTCGCGACGCGGCGCAGCGTGACGGAGGCGCCGCTGAGGGTGTGGGGGATCGCGACGTGGGGCTTGTGGACCGTCACCTCGACGGCGGCGACGCCCGGCTCGGCGAGTGCGCGGTCGGCGATCAGCCCGGCGAGGCGCTCGATCAGCTTCACGGGTGGGCCGGCGACGATCGCGACGACGGCGTCGGCGAGCGCCGCGTAGTCGACGGTGTCGCCGAGGCCGTCGGACAGGGTCGCCGTCGACGCGGCGAGGGTCATGGTCACGTCGACCACGAAGCGCTGCCCCAGGTCGGTCTCGGCGGGGTAGACGCCGTGGCGCCCGAAGGCCTCGAGACCCGTCAGGGACACGGTCAGCCGGTCGTCGCTCATCCCGCCTCCTCCACCGCCCGCCAGACGGCGAGGGCGTCGTGGGTCTCCCGGACGTCGTGCACCCGCAGCACCGCGGCGCCGCGGGCGACGGCGGCCAGCCCGGCGGCGACGGAGGCGGGCATGCGCTCCCCCACCTCGCGGCCGAGGAGCGCGGCGAACATGCTCTTGCGCGACACGCCGATCAGCACGGGGCGCCCGAGCGCCGCGAGTGCGGGGACGCCGGCGAGGAGGGCGAGGTTGTGCTCGAGGCGCTTCCCGAACCCGAGGCCGGGGTCGAGGATCACGTGCTCCTCGGGGATGCCGGCGTCGACGGCCGCGTCCAGGCGGCGTGCGAGGTGGTCGCGCACCTCGCCGACGACGTCGCCGTAGCGGGGGTCGGACTGCATCGTGCGGGGGTCGCCCCGCATGTGGACGAGGCAGATCGCGGCGCCGCGCTCGGCGACGAGGGGCAGCATCGCGGGGTCGCCGCGGCCGGCGGTGACGTCGTTGACGAGCGCCGCGCCCGCGTCGAGGGCGGCGGCCGCGACGGCGGCGGAGGACGTGTCGATGGAGAGCGCGATCGGCGGCGGGTCGTCGCGGACGGCGGTGAGGACGCCGGCGAGGCGGGCGAGCTGCTCCTCCGGGGGCACCGGGTCGGCACCGGGCCGGGTGCTCTCCGCGCCGACGTCGCAGATCGCGGCGCCGTCGGCCGCCATCGCCCGGAGGCGCGCGACGGCGTCCGTCGCGGGCAGCGGGCCGTCACCCCCCCAGAGGGAGTCGGGGGTGACGTTGAGGATCCCCATGACGCACGGGGGGTCCAGCCAGGAGAGGGGGTCGGCCACCCGCCAAGGCTACGCGCGCGGGCAGCGCCGGGGCGGCGGGTCGTGCGACACTCGGCCCGTGGGCGAACGGCTGCGTCTCGCCGACCTGCTCGGCGGCCTCTCCATCGCGACGGACCTCGGCTTCGGCCTCCCTCCGGAGGAGGCGATGCGGAGCTGCCTCCTCGCCACCGCGCTCGCCCGCCGCGTCGGGCTCACCGAGGCCGAGGTGTCCGACGCCTTCTACACCGCCCTCCTCGGGCACGTCGGGTGCCCCGCCCTCTCCCACGAGACGGCGGCGGTCTTCGGCGACGAACGCCGCGTGACCGCCGCGGCGGCGGCGGTCCACCTGGCCGACCCCGCCGAGATCGCGGCGGGCCTCGTGCCCGCGCTGCTGGAGGGCGTGCCGAGCGCCGACCGGGGGCGGGTCGCCCGCTACGTGGCCGAGCACGGGACGGAGTTCGGCCGCATGTACGACACCGGGTCCTGCGAGGTGGCTCGCGCAACGGCCCGGCGCCTCGGCCTCGGCGCCGGCGTCGAGCGGGCCCTCCACGAGATCGGCGAGTGGTGGAACGGCGGCGGGGCGCCGCAGGGGCTGCGCGGGGACGACATCGCCGTCGTGGCCCGCATCGCCCAGGTCGCGGCCGACGCCGCGCGCCTGGACCACCTGCGCGGGCCCGACGCCGCGGTGGCGGCGCTGCGGCGCCGGGCCGGTGGCGTGCTCGACCCGGGGATCGTCGGGGCCCTGGTGGCCGACGGGACGCGCATGCTCGCCGGGTCCCGTGCGGGCGATCCGCGTACCCGCATGCTCGAGGTGGAGCCGACGCCCCACCGCGAGTACCCCCGCGCACGGCTCCCCGCCATCGCCGCCGCGTTCGGGGACCTCGCGGACCTGAAGACGCCCTTCACCCACGGGCACTCGGCGGCGGTCGCGCGGCTCAGCCGGGCCGCCGGGGAGCGCATCGGCCTCGACCCCGCCGCGGTCGCGTCCCTCGAGGTGGCGGCCCACCTCCACGACCTGGGCCGCCTCGCCGTCTCGAACGTGGTGTGGGAGAAGCCCGGCCGGTTGACCGGGGGTGAGTGGGAGCAGGTGCGGATGCACGCCTACCACTCCGAGCGGATCCTCGCGACGTCGGAGGCCCTCGCCCCGCTCGCCCGGCTGGCGGGCATGCACCACGAGCGGCTCGACGGGTCGGGGTACCACCGGGGCTGCGGGGCCCGGGACCTGCCGGTCGCCGCCCGGGTCCTCGCCGCGGCGGACGCCTGCGCGGCGATGACCCAGGACAGGCCGCACCGGCCGGCGCTCGGCGCCGAGGCCGCCGCCGACGCCCTCGCGGGGGAGGCGCGCGCGGGCCGGCTCGACCACGATGCGGTGACCGGCGTCCTCGACGCTCTCGCGGACCGGCCGCCGCGGCGTGGCCGGCGGCCGGGTCCGGGGGGCCTGAGCGCGCGCGAGGTCGAGGTGGTGCGGCTGGTCGCCGCGGGGTGCTCGAACGCCGCGATCGCGGAGCGCCTCGTCATCTCGCGGCGGACGGCCGAGCACCACGTCCAGCACGTCTACGGGAAGCTCGGCGTGTCCAGTCGCGCCGCCGTCGCGCTGTTCGCCCACGAACACGACCTCCTCGCCACCGCCGTCTGAGGGTGAGCGACCGCGCCGCGGACGCGCAATATGGGCAGACCTACCGATGCCGGCGGGGGCGCGGCGGCCGAGGCTCACGGCCGTCACCACCGTCCGCCACCCGGAGGCCACCATGAACCACCGCATCCGCTCCGTCCGCCTGTCCACCGGCGTCCGCCTGGAGTACGTCGAGCACGGCGACCCGCGCGGCGTCCCCCTCGTGTTGCTCCACGGCTACAGCGACTCGCTGCACTCGTTCGCTCCGCTGATGCGGCACCTGCCCCCGTCCCTCCGCGTCGTCGCGCCCAGCCAGCGCGGCCACGGCGACTCGGACCGGCCGGCGGCCGGTTACGGGCCCGAGGTGTTCGCATCCGACGCGGTCGCCCTGCTGGACGCGCTCGGCATCGACCGCGCCGTCGTCCTCGGGCACTCGGGGGGCAGCTACGCCGCGCAGTACGTCGCGATCGGGGCCCCGGAGCGCACGCTCGGCCTCGTCCTGGTCGGCGCGTTCCGGTCGATGCGCGACATCGAGGGCGTCGACGGCCTGCGCGAGGCCGTCGCGGGCCTCGGCGACCCGGTGGACCCCGGATTCGTGCGTGACTTCCAGGCGAGCACCCTCACCCGCCCGGTTCCCCCGGGGTTCTTCGCGATGGTCGTCTCCGAGAGCCGCAAGCTGCCGGCCGCCGTCTGGCGGGCGTACCTGGAGGACTCCCTCGCGGCGGAGGTCCCGACCGAGCGGGGGCCGGTCATGGCGCCGACGCTGATCCTGTGGGGGGACCGCGACGCCTACGCCCGCAGGGCCGACCAGGAGGCGCTGGCGGACGTGATCCCGGACGCCGAGCTGGTCGTCTACGAGGGGACGGGACACGTCCCGCACTGGGAGGAGCCGGCACGCGCCGCCGCCGACGTGGCGGCGTTCGCGCGACGGGTCGCCGCGGACGCGGAGCCCGCCCGGCGCCCGGTGATCGCCGGCTGAGGCGGCGGGACCCGGATCCGGCCTGTCGACGGCGGCGGCCGCCCCGTGGGGCGGCCGCCGGCACTACCACTCGAAGCCCACCCCCGGGTCGGGGGGGTGGTGTCTACGCCTCGGTGAGGGGTTCACCGGCCCCCGGGTAGGGGAGGCGCTTGTGCTTGGGCTTGTCGGGGGCGTTCGCCAACTCCGATTCGCGGGCGAGCTCGGCGGCCTTCGCGTCGCGTTCGGCGAAGACCTCCGCCTCATCACGGCCCTCCAGCAACGCGATGAACTCGGTCCGCTCGATCGTCTCGCGGCGCAGGAGGATCTGGCTGAGGTTCTCGAGGTCCTCACGGTGCTCGGTGAGGATGTCACGGGCCCGCTGGTGGGCCTCCTCGATGATCCTGCGGATCTCCGAATCGATCGTCCGGGCGAGGTCATCCGAGTAGTCGGGTTCCGAATGCATGTCGCGGCCGAGGAACGGCGCCCCATGGTTGTGGCCCAACACACGCGGCCCCAACTTGTCGGACATCCCGAACCGCATCGTCATCTGCTTGGCGGTGCTCGTCACCTTCTCGAGGTCGTTCGCGGCGCCCGTCGTGATCTCACTGAACACCAACTCCGCCGCCGCCCGGCCCCCAAGGTCATCGCCATCTGATCCTCGAGCTGGGCCCTGGTGGTGAGGAACTTGTCCTCCACCGGCATCGAGATCGTGTACCCCAACGCCTGGCCGCGGGACACCACCGAGATCTTGTGGACGGGGTCGGCATCCGGGAGGAAATGCCCGACCAGGGCATGCCCCATCTCGTGGTAGGCGGTCACCACCCGCTCCTTTTCGGAGAGGAGGCGGGACTTCTTCTCGGGACCCGCGATGACACGCATGATCCCCTCCTCCAACTCGGCCTGCTCGATCAACCGCTTGCCCTTACGGGCTGCGAGCAACGCCGCCTCGTTCACGAGGTTCGCGAGATCCGCACCCGTGAACCCCGGCGTCTGACCCGCAAGGGTCATCAAGTCGATGGCCTTGGCGATCGGCTTGCCCTTGGTGTGGACCCGCAGGATCTGGGCGCGGCCATCCCGGTCGGGGCGGTCCACCACGATCTGCCGGTCAAAGCGGCCGGGCCGAAGCAACGCCGGGTCGAGGATGTCGGGTCGGTTGGTGGCGGCGATCAAGATGATGTTGTCCTTCGCCTCGAAACCATCCATCTCCACAAGGAGCTGGTTCAAGGTCTGCTCACGCTCGTCATGGCCACCACCGAGCCCCGCGCCACGGTGCCGGCCGACCGCGTCGATCTCATCCATGAAGATGATGCAGGGACTGGACTGCTTGGCCTGCTCGAACAGGTCCCGGACACGGCTGGCGCCGACACCGACGAACATCTCCACGAAATCCGACCCGGAGATCGAGAAGAACGGGACACCCGCCTCACCCGCCACGGCACGCGCCAGGAGGGTCTTCCCCGTCCCCGGGGGACCGAACAGGAGGACGCCCTTGGGGATGCGGGCCCCCAAGGCCTGGAACTTCTTCGGGTTCTCGAGGAACTCCTTGATCTCATGGAGCTCCTCCACCGCCTCATCCGCCCCCGCCACATCCTTGAAGGTGATCTTCGGGGCGTCCACCGCCATCCGCTTCGCCCGGGACTTCCCGAACGACATCACCTTCGACCCACCACCCTGCATCCGGTTCATCAGATAGATCCAGAACCCGATGAACAAAATGAACGGCGCCAACCAGATGAGACTCGACCACCACGGAGACGACGGGATCCCCTTCACCTCGAACGGGACCTTCGCCGCCTCCAACTGGTTCACCAGGGTGTTCGAATAATCCTCGGGGTAACCGGTGGTGAACTTCGTCTCATCCTTCAAGACGACATCCACCTCCTTCGACTCCACCTTGATCGTCGCCCGCTCCACCCGACCATCACCGATGTCCGTCACGAACTGATCGAAGGTCGGCGCCGGAGACGACGGCTCCGACGACACCACCAACCGCTGCGCCACGAACACCAACAAGATCACGATCAAAATCGGGAACGCCGCGCTCTTGAGGAACTTGTTCACCGTGCTCCAGACAGGCGGGGGTGTTGAGCCGTCGATCGGCACGCGCGACGAGCTGCTTGACCGCCGGGCGGGACGCGATCCCTGCGTCCGAGGATAGCAGCGCCCTCCCCGCCCCCCGCTCCCCCCGCCGCGGGGTCCCCGGACCCGCTCACGACGGTGGGGTCAGAGCTCCAGCTCGGCGATGTAGGGCAGCTCGCGGTACCGCTCCGCGTGGTCGAGGCCGTACCCGATGACGAAGACGTCGGGCAGGTCGAAGCCGATGTAGCGGGTCGGCATCTTCAGGCGCTTGTGGCCCGGCTTGGTCAGCAGCGAGCAGATCTCGAGCGACGCCGGCTTGCGCGACGCGAGGTTCTTCAGCAGGTACGAGAGCGTCAGACCGGAGTCGATGACGTCCTCGACGAGGAGCACGTGGCGCCCGGCGATCGGGATGTCCAGGTCCTTCAGGATCCGGACGACGCCCGACGAGTGGGTCGCGGAGCCGTACGACGAGACGGCCATGAAGTCGAGCTCGCACGGGACGCTGATGCGCCGGACGAGGTCGGCGATGAAGAAGATCGCGCCCTTCAGGACCCCGATGACGAGCAGCTCGCGGCCCTCGTAGTCGGCGGAGACCTCGGCGGCGATCTCGGTGATGCGCGCCTGCAGCTCCTCCTCGGAGACGAGGGTGCGGCCGATGGACCCGTAGTCGCCGCTCATGCGCCCACCAGCTCGAGCACGACGGCGCGGACGCCGGGAGGGGCGAGCAGGTCGTCGGCGGCGCGGTGGCCGGCGACCCAGACGACGCGGTCGCCGTCGGCCACGACGGGCACCTCGGGACGCCGGCGCGCCGGGACGCCGCGGTCGGCGAGCAGGCGCCCGACCGCCACGTGACCCCCGTCGCGCAGGGGCAGGCGGTCGCCGGGCCGCGTCGACCGCACCCGCAGGGGGCGTCCGCAGGCGACGGCCACCCGGTCCGCCGCGGGCGGCGCGGCGGCGCCGATGCGGGCGGCGACGGCGACGTCCCCGAACCGGACGCGACCCGGGATCCCGAGGTCGGCCTCGGCCGGCGCCGGGCGAGGGGGGCCGCTGACCACCAGCACGCCCCGTGCGACGGCGGCGCGCCCATCACCCGGCAGGTTGACCACGCCGGGCGCCCCGCAGAGTCCGAGCACCCGCGCGAGCGGGCCGGTGCCCGCCGCGTCGGCGGGCAGCCCCGCCCCGGCGACGAGGCGGCGGACCAGCAGGCGGCGCATCGCGGCGGGCTCGGCGAGGAGGGCGTCCACGCGCAGCCCGTCGCCGTCGCGGGCGCGGTCCCACGCCGCGTCGACCAGGGGGGCGATCAGCTCGGCCTCGTCGCGCAGCACCTCGGCGAACGCCGCCACGTGGCGCTCGGCGCCGGGGTGGACCGCGGCGAGCGCGGGCACGAGGCCGTCGCGCACCCGGGTGCGGGCATACGCCGGGTCCGCGTTGGTGGGGTCGACGGCGACCGGCAGGCCGTGGGCGGCGCACCAGGCGCGCGTCTCGGAGGCGTCGAGCGGCAGCAGCGGCCGCACCAGGTCGCCGCGGCGGGGCGCCATGCCGAGGGCGCCCGTCCGCCCCGCGCCGCGGGCCATCCGGAAGAGGACCGTCTCGGCCTGGTCGGAGGCCGTGTGGCCCGTCGCGATCCGCGTGTACCCGCCCGCGGCGGCGACGCGCGCGGCGGCGTCGAGGCGCAGCGCCCGGGCCCGCTCCGGCGCACCGGGCCCCGGCTCCATCGCGAGATCGGCCCGGTGGGTCCGCAGGCCGAGCGCCGCGGCGGCCTCGAGGGCGGCGTCGGCCTCGCCGGCGGAACCCGCACGCAGGCCGTGGTCGACGCTCAGCACGCCGACGGGTCCGTCGTGGACCCGGGTCAGCAGGTGCATCAGGCAGGTCGAGTCGGCGCCGCCGGAGACCATCGCCAGCACGGGCGCGCCCGGCGGCAGCAGACCGTGGCGGCGGCAGTGGTCGGCGACGCGGGCCTCGGCGGACGACGGCACCGACGGAGTATGGAGGACCGCGGGGGCCGCCGCCGCCACCGGATCAGGTCCCGAGCTGCTGCGCGAAGGCGTCGAGCTGCTCGCGGTCGATCTCGCCGGGGAACACCGAGGCGACACGCCCCTCCGCGTCGATCACGACCGTGACGGGCAGGCCCTGCACGTTGAAGTCGGCGGCGACGTCGCCGCTGCGGTCGACGCCGAGCTCGAACGGGATGCCGATCTCCTCGGCGAAGCGGCGGCTGTCGGCCGGGCGGTCGTTCACCGCGATGCCGACGACGTCGAGCTCCGGGTGGACGGTCGCGAACTCCACGAGGGCGGGCATCTCGCGGGTGCACGGCTCGCACCACGAGGCCCAGAAATTGAGGATCACCGGCCGGTCGCGGTCGTCGAGCGTCACCGTGCCGCCGCCGTCGAGGGCCGGCACGGAGATCTCGGGGGCCGGGTCGCGGTCGGGCGCCGTCTGCACCGTCTGGATCGCGTCCCCGCCGAGCCCTCCGCCGCCGCACCCCGCGACGACGAGGGCCGCCGCGACGACGGCCAGGAGGGCGAGCGCACGGCGTGTCATCGCCGCCGACGATAGCAACGCGCCGCACCCCTCCCACCCGCCGCCGGCGCCGCGCGGGCTAGCCTGTCGCCCGCATGCGGACACTCACCCGAATCGACCGCCGCCTCGGGGCGGGGGTCCGCCGCGCGAGCGCCGCGACCCCCGGCGCGCCGGCCGCCGCCCGCGCCCTCGCCGCCGGCATGAGCCCGGCCTTCCGGGTCGTGGTCGCCGCCATGGTCCTGCGCCGCCCGACGCGCGCGGCGGGGCTGCGCGCCCTGGCCGCGGGAGCCGGGGCGAGCCTCGTGGCCCGGGCCCTGCGCGACCGCCTCGGCCGCCGGCGTCCGGGGGCGCGGGCCGACGGGGGGTTCCCGAGCCGCCACGCCGCGGCGTCGGTCGCCATCGCCGCGGCCGCCGGCCGCGACCACGCGCGCATCGGGTCGGGCCTCGCCGTCGCGACGGCCGCCGGGCTGCTGGCGCGGGTCGCCGACGCCGAGCACGAGCCGGCCGACATCGTGGCGGGGGCCGCCCTCGGGCTGCTCGCGGCGCACCTGGTGGAGCGGATCGCGCCCGCGGGATAGGTTGGCGCCGCATGGCCACGGCCCCGCCGACCACCGCCGCCCGCGCCCGCGCCGTCACCGGGGTCGCCCGGGGCATCTCGGGGATCGCGTTCACCCTCGGCCTGCTCGGGGTCCTCAACACCGGCCTCGACGACGTCGGCAGCGACAGCGCCCAGACGCTGTTCGTCTTCCTGGTGCACCCGATCACGGCACTCGCCTGGCTCGTCATCGGCCTCGTCGGCATCGCCATGGCGACGCGCACGTGCTCCGCGCGCCGGTTCCTGGCGGTCACCGGGCCCCTCCTCATCGTGTGGGCCCTGCTGGCGCTGGCCGTCGGCGACGGGGCCACCCAGGTGCTGACCCGGGACCCCGAGGTCGTCGTCATGCACCTCGCGGGCGGCCTGCTGGCGCTCGCCGCGGCCTTCGCCCCCCTCCCGCCCGCGCTGGTGCGCCTGCTCGACCGTGAACCCGGGGACGACCCGGGGGCCGCGCCCCGCGAGACCTAGGAGGCGGCCGCCCAGCGGTGCTCGGGGGCGAAGAGGCTGACGCGGTCCCGGCCGGAGGCCTTCGAGTGGTAGAGCGCCTTGTCGGCCTGGTCGAGCATCCGCGTGCCGTCGTCGCCGTCGCCGTTCTGGAAGTCGGCGACCCCCGCCGAGATCGTGGTGCCCGCCGACTCGCCGCCGGCGACCAGCACCGAGACCCGGGAGACCGCGGCGCGGATCCGCTCCGCCGCCTCGAGTGCCTCCTCCGCCGGACCCGGGACGATCAGCGCGAACTCCTCGCCGCCGAAGCGCGCCGCGATGTCGGACGCGCGGGAGCTGGCGCGGATCGCCTCGCCGACCGCGGTCAGCAGGCGGTTGCCGGCGTCGTGCCCGTGGCGGTCGTTGAAGGCCTTGAACCGGTCCAGGTCGAGCACCACCAGCGACAGGGGGAGCCCGTACCGCTCGGCCCGGCGGCACTCGCGCGGGAGGGCGTCGGCGAAGAAGGCGTAGTTGTGGACGCCGGTGAGCCGGTCGATCAGCGACAGGTTCGCGATCCGCCGCGCATCGCGCTCCTGCGCCCGGTGGCCCGCGCCGATCGCGAGGCCCGTCACCAGGAAGGCGGCGACGCCGAGTGCCATCGCCGCGCCGTCCGCGCCCGGCCGCCCCGAGGCGTACGCGACGGTCAGGCTCGCCACGGCGCCGGCGGCGGCCATGGCGCGGGGCCCGCCGAGGGGCAGCGACAACGCGATCGGCAGGGCGTAGAGGGGCCACGCCGAGACGGAGCCCGCGAGGATCAGGACGGTCGGGACGAGGGTCGCGACGACCAGGAGCGCGTGACGCCTGCGCGCGGCACCGTCGGCGTGGGGCAGTCCCTCGCGATCGTCGAGCAGTCGGTGTATCGGCGTGCCTTCCGCGGGATCCGGGCGCGACACTAGAGGCGCGCTCGGACGTAACCCCGGCCCACGACCGGGCTCCGGATACACTCCGCCACCGTGATCGCCACCCCCTTCACGCCGCACCCGGACATCGCCGGGCGCTCCCTCCTCACCCTGCGCCACCACTCGCCGGAGGGCGTCGCGGCGGTGCTCGACCTCGCCGCCGCCCTCAAGGACGGGCGCGCCGCCGGCTGGCCGCCGCTGCTGCGCCACCAGGTGATCGCCCTGATCTTCGAGCGCCCGTCCACCCGGACCCGGGTCTCGTTCGTCAGCGGCATCGAGCGGCTCGGGGGCTCGGCGATGGTCCTCTCGCCCGCCGACATGCAGCTCGGGCGCGGCGAGACGATCGAGGACACCGCCAAGGTGCTCGGCCGCATGGCCGAGGCCATCGTCCTGCGGACCGGCCCGCACGAGACGCTCCTGGAGCTCGACCGCCACGCCGGCGTCCCGGTCGTGAACGGCCTCACCTACGAGCACCACCCCTGCCAGGCGCTCGCCGACGCCCAGACGCTCCGGGAACGCTTCGGCGACCTGTCGGGCCTGCGGGTCGCCTACCTGGGCGACGGCAACAACGTCTGCGTGTCGCTGATGATCGTCGGGGCGCTCACCGGCATGGAGGTCGTCGCGGCGTGCCCCGAGGGGTACCGGCCGCCCGGGGAGGTCGTCGCATGGGCCGACGCCACCGGCGCCGAGCGTGGCGGCGGGGCCCGCGTCGTGGACGACCCGCACGAGGCCGTCGCCGGGGCCCGCGCCCTCTACACCGACACCTGGGTCTCGATGGGCGACGAGGGCACCGAGGAGCGGCGGCGGCGCGACCTCGCGCCGTACCGCATCGAC
Proteins encoded in this region:
- a CDS encoding type III pantothenate kinase, whose product is MLLAIDVGNTQTQAGVYSGEELLHEWRISTERGATADELAADHDQILRLRGGSLGELDEMIVASVVPTLSAAYASLAVKYLHREATIIGPGVRTGISLAIDNPRELGADRIVNAVAAHRRHGGPCIVVDFGTATTFDAVSESGEYLGGAIAPGIETSLDALASRAARLARVDLVAPPRVIGKSTAESMRSGIVFGTVAMVDGVVARMKEELGPDTFVLATGGLAALVCPLSVEIDENDPLLTLEGLRMVHELNARRPAETGDPR
- a CDS encoding DUF2469 family protein — its product is MSHTDELEEYDAELELRLKREYADVFPLFRFCVLTQEATYLCNRFERDFMPQASYPFFHITMEDVWVWDKNRPTRIIPRVEIYTTQDVTVEILKGDAPATPDEPAA
- the folK gene encoding 2-amino-4-hydroxy-6-hydroxymethyldihydropteridine diphosphokinase, giving the protein MSARYWLGLGANLGDRRAALEAALGRLAVRHTLEAVSGAWETAPREVTDQPAFLNAAARIASDLAPPALLDAVKEMERELGRAPGGIRFGPRAIDCDLLLWDGGEWHDARLDIPHPRLHERRFALLPVLEIDPSIALPDGRALASLAAALDPVEQPAERVPGALVPAREPGGGAL
- the folB gene encoding dihydroneopterin aldolase, with the protein product MSDDRLTVSLTGLEAFGRHGVYPAETDLGQRFVVDVTMTLAASTATLSDGLGDTVDYAALADAVVAIVAGPPVKLIERLAGLIADRALAEPGVAAVEVTVHKPHVAIPHTLSGASVTLRRVATPPA
- the folP gene encoding dihydropteroate synthase, which produces MADPLSWLDPPCVMGILNVTPDSLWGGDGPLPATDAVARLRAMAADGAAICDVGAESTRPGADPVPPEEQLARLAGVLTAVRDDPPPIALSIDTSSAAVAAAALDAGAALVNDVTAGRGDPAMLPLVAERGAAICLVHMRGDPRTMQSDPRYGDVVGEVRDHLARRLDAAVDAGIPEEHVILDPGLGFGKRLEHNLALLAGVPALAALGRPVLIGVSRKSMFAALLGREVGERMPASVAAGLAAVARGAAVLRVHDVRETHDALAVWRAVEEAG
- a CDS encoding HD domain-containing phosphohydrolase; the protein is MGERLRLADLLGGLSIATDLGFGLPPEEAMRSCLLATALARRVGLTEAEVSDAFYTALLGHVGCPALSHETAAVFGDERRVTAAAAAVHLADPAEIAAGLVPALLEGVPSADRGRVARYVAEHGTEFGRMYDTGSCEVARATARRLGLGAGVERALHEIGEWWNGGGAPQGLRGDDIAVVARIAQVAADAARLDHLRGPDAAVAALRRRAGGVLDPGIVGALVADGTRMLAGSRAGDPRTRMLEVEPTPHREYPRARLPAIAAAFGDLADLKTPFTHGHSAAVARLSRAAGERIGLDPAAVASLEVAAHLHDLGRLAVSNVVWEKPGRLTGGEWEQVRMHAYHSERILATSEALAPLARLAGMHHERLDGSGYHRGCGARDLPVAARVLAAADACAAMTQDRPHRPALGAEAAADALAGEARAGRLDHDAVTGVLDALADRPPRRGRRPGPGGLSAREVEVVRLVAAGCSNAAIAERLVISRRTAEHHVQHVYGKLGVSSRAAVALFAHEHDLLATAV
- a CDS encoding alpha/beta fold hydrolase, producing MNHRIRSVRLSTGVRLEYVEHGDPRGVPLVLLHGYSDSLHSFAPLMRHLPPSLRVVAPSQRGHGDSDRPAAGYGPEVFASDAVALLDALGIDRAVVLGHSGGSYAAQYVAIGAPERTLGLVLVGAFRSMRDIEGVDGLREAVAGLGDPVDPGFVRDFQASTLTRPVPPGFFAMVVSESRKLPAAVWRAYLEDSLAAEVPTERGPVMAPTLILWGDRDAYARRADQEALADVIPDAELVVYEGTGHVPHWEEPARAAADVAAFARRVAADAEPARRPVIAG
- the hpt gene encoding hypoxanthine phosphoribosyltransferase, giving the protein MSGDYGSIGRTLVSEEELQARITEIAAEVSADYEGRELLVIGVLKGAIFFIADLVRRISVPCELDFMAVSSYGSATHSSGVVRILKDLDIPIAGRHVLLVEDVIDSGLTLSYLLKNLASRKPASLEICSLLTKPGHKRLKMPTRYIGFDLPDVFVIGYGLDHAERYRELPYIAELEL
- the tilS gene encoding tRNA lysidine(34) synthetase TilS, with translation MPSSAEARVADHCRRHGLLPPGAPVLAMVSGGADSTCLMHLLTRVHDGPVGVLSVDHGLRAGSAGEADAALEAAAALGLRTHRADLAMEPGPGAPERARALRLDAAARVAAAGGYTRIATGHTASDQAETVLFRMARGAGRTGALGMAPRRGDLVRPLLPLDASETRAWCAAHGLPVAVDPTNADPAYARTRVRDGLVPALAAVHPGAERHVAAFAEVLRDEAELIAPLVDAAWDRARDGDGLRVDALLAEPAAMRRLLVRRLVAGAGLPADAAGTGPLARVLGLCGAPGVVNLPGDGRAAVARGVLVVSGPPRPAPAEADLGIPGRVRFGDVAVAARIGAAAPPAADRVAVACGRPLRVRSTRPGDRLPLRDGGHVAVGRLLADRGVPARRRPEVPVVADGDRVVWVAGHRAADDLLAPPGVRAVVLELVGA
- a CDS encoding TlpA family protein disulfide reductase — its product is MTRRALALLAVVAAALVVAGCGGGGLGGDAIQTVQTAPDRDPAPEISVPALDGGGTVTLDDRDRPVILNFWASWCEPCTREMPALVEFATVHPELDVVGIAVNDRPADSRRFAEEIGIPFELGVDRSGDVAADFNVQGLPVTVVIDAEGRVASVFPGEIDREQLDAFAQQLGT
- a CDS encoding phosphatase PAP2 family protein; amino-acid sequence: MRTLTRIDRRLGAGVRRASAATPGAPAAARALAAGMSPAFRVVVAAMVLRRPTRAAGLRALAAGAGASLVARALRDRLGRRRPGARADGGFPSRHAAASVAIAAAAGRDHARIGSGLAVATAAGLLARVADAEHEPADIVAGAALGLLAAHLVERIAPAG